In a genomic window of Primulina huaijiensis isolate GDHJ02 unplaced genomic scaffold, ASM1229523v2 scaffold37281, whole genome shotgun sequence:
- the LOC140968605 gene encoding AT-hook motif nuclear-localized protein 1-like translates to MEGTNTLVSSGVTVVGSDAPSDYHMAPRTTTENPIQGTGSAPPHVTVAPPLVSITLPPGTTNEAGGAATLKKKRGRPRKYGPDGSVAVALSPKPLSSSAPPPVIDFSAVQKRAKVRSFGLEGKLQLPRMETGSSGDWVSCSAGANFTPHIISVDAGEDVTMKIISFSQQGPRAICVLSANGVISSVTFRQPDSSGGTLTYEGRFEILSLTGSFTPSETGGIRNRSGGMSVSLASPDGRVVGGGVAGLLVAAGPVQIVVGSFLVGNQHEQKTKKHKPESMAIIPTAAIPISSAGVEDTYHTSSSFRGDGWSSMPPESKNNAADINLSLPE, encoded by the exons ATGGAAGGTACTAATACTTTGGTTAGCAGTGGAGTAACTGTGGTGGGATCAGATGCTCCCTCAGACTACCACATGGCTCCTAGGACCACAACAGAAAACCCAATACAAGGAACCGGATCAGCACCACCGCATGTGACCGTGGCGCCACCACTAGTTTCCATCACTCTGCCACCGGGTACGACAAACGAAGCGGGCGGCGCAGCCACTTTGAAGAAGAAGAGGGGCAGGCCCAGGAAGTATGGACCTGATGGCTCAGTGGCGGTAGCCCTTTCACCCAAACCACTTTCTTCCTCCGCACCACCACCCGTGATCGACTTCTCTGCCGTTCAGAAACGAGCAAAGGTCCGGTCTTTTGGGCTTGAAGGCAAGCTGCAACTTCCCAGAATGGAGACTGGGAGTTCGG GTGACTGGGTTTCATGCTCCGCTGGTGCCAATTTTACGCCTCATATCATCTCTGTTGATGCTGGAGAG GATGTAACGATGAAGATTATATCTTTCTCTCAACAAGGGCCTCGAGCGATTTGTGTCCTCTCTGCTAATGGTGTAATATCAAGTGTCACTTTTCGTCAACCCGATTCTTCCGGTGGTACATTGACCTATGAG GGTCGCTTTGAGATACTGTCATTGACAGGATCCTTCACACCGTCTGAGACTGGAGGAATTAGAAACAGATCTGGTGGAATGAGTGTCTCTTTAGCTAGTCCTGATGGGCGTGTTGTGGGGGGTGGTGTCGCTGGCTTATTAGTAGCTGCTGGGCCCGTGCAG ATTGTGGTGGGAAGTTTTCTGGTGGGTAATCAACACGAGCAGAAGACGAAGAAACACAAACCAGAGTCCATGGCCATTATACCTACTGCTGCTATTCCAATCTCGAGTGCTGGTGTAGAAGACACATATCATACTTCCTCTTCTTTCCGTGGAGATGGCTGGTCCTCGATGCCCCCGGAATCGAAGAATAACGCCGCTGACATCAACTTATCTTTACCGGAGTAG
- the LOC140968489 gene encoding uncharacterized protein: protein MKGVFSAPGDYIYFKSQVPLHKIPIGSKQWRYYDFGPKVVPPLICLPGTAGTADVYYKQIMSLSMKGYRMISVDIPRVWNHHEWILAFEKFLDVINVHHIHLYGTSLGGFLAQLFAQHRPRRVRSLILSNTFLETNSFSAAMPWAPIVGWTPSFLLKRYVLTGIHDGPHEPFIADSVDFIVAQVETLSRDDLASRLSLTVDAASVGPLLLSDSLITIMDTNDFCAIPGQLRDQVTERYPGARQAYLKSGGDFPFLSRPDEINLHLQLHLRRVGVEAKPDDVQKDVPGGSSSNDQNEGRRTDDAPEDDRRGLEDANGPPPASEDPNPGNLDGQSFSNTQISNVSIECFKLALASEVLSRLSCECIVLNLFNLPPKHLVL, encoded by the exons ATGAAAGGCGTCTTCTCGGCGCCTGGTGATTACATCTACTTCAAGTCTCAGGTCCCTCTTCACAAGATCCCA ATTGGTTCAAAGCAGTGGAGATATTATGATTTTGGGCCAAAAGTTGTGCCTCCACTGATCTGTCTTCCTGGTACAGCTGGAACCGCCGATGTATACTATAAACAAATTATGTCATTATCTATGAAG GGTTATCGAATGATATCAGTTGATATTCCCCGAGTGTGGAATCACCATGAGTGGATTCTTGCATTTGAGAAGTTTTTGGATGTTATTAATGTTCATCAT ATACATTTATACGGTACTTCTCTTGGGGGATTCTTAGCTCAACTCTTTGCTCAGCATCGGCCACGTCGAGTTCGATCTTTGATTCTCTCAAATACATTTTTGGAGACAAATAGTTTTTCTGCAGCTATGCCATGGGCTCCTAT TGTGGGTTGGACACCCTCATTCCTATTGAAGAGGTATGTCCTAACTGGAATCCACGACGGTCCTCATGAACCTTTTATCGCAGATTCTGTGGATTTCATCGTTGCTCAG GTTGAGACCCTTTCAAGAGATGACTTGGCCTCCAGGTTGAGTCTGACAGTTGATGCAGCATCAGTTGGGCCTCTTCTGCTTTCTGATTCGTTAATTACTATTATGGAT ACGAATGATTTCTGTGCAATTCCTGGACAACTTAGAGATCAAGTGACAGAAAGATACCCTGGTGCCAGACAAGCCTACCTCAAATCTGGTGGTGATTTTCCCTTCCTTTCAAGGCCAGATGAAATAAATCTTCATCTTCAG CTGCACCTAAGGCGAGTTGGTGTGGAGGCTAAGCCAGATGATGTCCAAAAAGATGTCCCTGGTGGGAGTAGCTCAAATGACCAAAATGAAGGCAGACGTACCGATGACGCACCAGAAGATGATAGGAGAGGCCTCGAAGATGCAAATGGACCTCCTCCAGCTTCAGAAGATCCCAATCCCGGTAATCTTGATGGTCAAAGTTTCAGCAACACCCAGATATCCAATGTCAGCATTGAATGCTTCAAGCTAGCATTGGCATCCGAAGTTCTTTCACGGCTATCGTGCGAGTGTATTGTTCTTAATTTGTTTAATCTTCCGCCTAAGCACCTTGTACTTTGA
- the LOC140968608 gene encoding putative transferase At4g12130, mitochondrial isoform X1 — translation MHLFRTSLRFLKSNSHNYNRPFSTIEAAGPINCLLKTRSVIRFKGPETIKFLQGLVTNDVQSLGNPLPAGENSVTPNMPVVVSPTVYAALLNPQGRFLYDLFLYRPTRSDEKVDQTGSGPGPDPGDFEIFADVDASVVDELLETLKKYRLRSKVDIENVAGEFSCWQRFSGKASKKSSDPEESESSAVGWGGTVDRSGVSSSQGNDLGWHWNKDPRLSCLGCRGIFPSMTTPPLVEADEETSEENFLIWRLEKGVAEGSIEIPKGVAIPLEYNLAGLNAISFNKGCYIGQELIARTYHRGVIRKRLIPLRFLNDSGVEVQQKVAPGSEVIDASSQKKAGTVTTALGSRGLGLLHLEYAFKGTGNLTIKDQEDVNIETIRPEWWPAEWFLSHKEQSAAA, via the exons ATGCACCTCTTCAGAACCTCCCTCCGTTTCCTCAAATCGAATTCGCACAATTACAACAGACCCTTCTCCACTATCGAAGCCGCCGGACCAATCAATTGCCTGCTCAAGACCAGATCCGTTATCCGCTTTAAAGGTCCCGAAACCATCAAGTTTCTACAGGGGCTTGTGACCAACGATGTGCAGAGCCTCGGCAACCCACTTCCCGCAGGTGAGAACAGCGTTACTCCCAATATGCCGGTGGTTGTGTCGCCTACAGTGTACGCAGCATTGTTGAATCCTCAGGGGAGGTTTCTTTACGACCTTTTCCTATATAGGCCAACCCGATCTGATGAAAAGGTGGACCAGACTGGGTCTGGACCCGGGCCGGACCCGGGTGATTTTGAGATTTTCGCGGATGTTGATGCGTCTGTCGTGGATGAGCTCTTggagacgttaaagaa ATACCGTTTAAGGTCAAAGGTTGATATCGAGAACGTGGCTGGAGAATTCTCTTGCTGGCAACGGTTTAGTGGAAAAGCTTCCAAGAAGAGTTCAGACCCAGAAGAGTCTGAATCTAGTGCTGTTGGCTGGGGTGGTACTGTTGATCGCTCTGGTGTGTCATCTTCACAAGGAAATGATCTTGGTTGGCATTGGAATAAGGATCCAAGATTATCTTGCCTTGGATGTAGGGGCATCTTTCCATCCATGACAACAC CACCTCTTGTTGAGGCTGATGAAGAAACTAGTGAAGAAAACTTTCTTATCTGGAGATTAGAAAAGGGAGTTGCAGAAGGCTCCATTGAGATCCCAAAAG GTGTGGCAATTCCTCTAGAGTACAATCTCGCTGGTCTAAATGCCATAAGCTTCAACAAAGGTTGCTACATCGGTCAAGAACTTATTGCACGCACATACCACAGAGGAGTTATACGAAAGCGCTTGATTCCTCTGAGATTTCTGAATGATAGTGGAGTAG AGGTCCAGCAAAAGGTTGCTCCGGGTTCTGAAGTGATTGATGCATCATCTCAAAAGAAAGCCGGGACTGTCACAACTGCACTTGGATCTCGTGGTCTCGGGCTTCTACACCTGGAATATGCTTTCAAAGGGACCGGCAACTTGACCATAAAAGACCAGGAAGATGTCAATATAGAGACCATTAGACCCGAGTGGTGGCCAGCCGAGTGGTTTCTCAGTCACAAAGAGCAAAGTGCGGCTGCTTAG
- the LOC140968608 gene encoding putative transferase At4g12130, mitochondrial isoform X2, giving the protein MHLFRTSLRFLKSNSHNYNRPFSTIEAAGPINCLLKTRSVIRFKGPETIKFLQGLVTNDVQSLGNPLPAGENSVTPNMPVVVSPTVYAALLNPQGRFLYDLFLYRPTRSDEKVDQTGSGPGPDPGDFEIFADVDASVVDELLETLKKYRLRSKVDIENVAGEFSCWQRFSGKASKKSSDPEESESSAVGWGGTVDRSGVSSSQGNDLGWHWNKDPRLSCLGCRGIFPSMTTPPLVEADEETSEENFLIWRLEKGVAEGSIEIPKGVAIPLEYNLAGLNAISFNKGCYIGQELIARTYHRGVIRKRLIPLRFLNDSGVAQRSSKRLLRVLK; this is encoded by the exons ATGCACCTCTTCAGAACCTCCCTCCGTTTCCTCAAATCGAATTCGCACAATTACAACAGACCCTTCTCCACTATCGAAGCCGCCGGACCAATCAATTGCCTGCTCAAGACCAGATCCGTTATCCGCTTTAAAGGTCCCGAAACCATCAAGTTTCTACAGGGGCTTGTGACCAACGATGTGCAGAGCCTCGGCAACCCACTTCCCGCAGGTGAGAACAGCGTTACTCCCAATATGCCGGTGGTTGTGTCGCCTACAGTGTACGCAGCATTGTTGAATCCTCAGGGGAGGTTTCTTTACGACCTTTTCCTATATAGGCCAACCCGATCTGATGAAAAGGTGGACCAGACTGGGTCTGGACCCGGGCCGGACCCGGGTGATTTTGAGATTTTCGCGGATGTTGATGCGTCTGTCGTGGATGAGCTCTTggagacgttaaagaa ATACCGTTTAAGGTCAAAGGTTGATATCGAGAACGTGGCTGGAGAATTCTCTTGCTGGCAACGGTTTAGTGGAAAAGCTTCCAAGAAGAGTTCAGACCCAGAAGAGTCTGAATCTAGTGCTGTTGGCTGGGGTGGTACTGTTGATCGCTCTGGTGTGTCATCTTCACAAGGAAATGATCTTGGTTGGCATTGGAATAAGGATCCAAGATTATCTTGCCTTGGATGTAGGGGCATCTTTCCATCCATGACAACAC CACCTCTTGTTGAGGCTGATGAAGAAACTAGTGAAGAAAACTTTCTTATCTGGAGATTAGAAAAGGGAGTTGCAGAAGGCTCCATTGAGATCCCAAAAG GTGTGGCAATTCCTCTAGAGTACAATCTCGCTGGTCTAAATGCCATAAGCTTCAACAAAGGTTGCTACATCGGTCAAGAACTTATTGCACGCACATACCACAGAGGAGTTATACGAAAGCGCTTGATTCCTCTGAGATTTCTGAATGATAGTGGAGTAG CTCAGAGGTCCAGCAAAAGGTTGCTCCGGGTTCTGAAGTGA